In a genomic window of uncultured Sphaerochaeta sp.:
- a CDS encoding glucose-1-phosphate adenylyltransferase, translated as MRLKEKAIAIVLGGGKGTRLYPLTMDRAKPAVPFAGKYRLVDIPISNCINSGIRQIYILTQFNSASLHNHISNTYIFDTFSNGFVEILAAEQTNQTDTWYQGTADAVRKNLKHFHDQNADYYIILSGDQLYRMDLKSMLDRHIESKAELTIASKPISREQATGLGIIGCDEEGILTNFYEKPANDLDISEFKVPDSYMFNSLKKHVDASNEYLASMGIYIFNAKTMEEVLNNDKTDFGKEIIPDVIKHRRVATYLFDGFWEDIGTIKAFYETNLDLASINPQFNFYDEQMPIYTHRRHLPATKVNFCNISSSLTSEGSIITNAYIVNSIIGVRTLIESGASLDGVYCMGASFYETEEQKAENAKRGVPNIGIGRGTIIRRAIIDQNARIGDGCRIGIDDIPREEGDYAMYSIHDGIIIINKNAVIKNGTVL; from the coding sequence ATGCGTCTGAAAGAAAAGGCAATCGCTATTGTACTTGGCGGAGGGAAAGGGACTCGTTTGTACCCCTTGACCATGGACCGTGCAAAACCTGCAGTGCCCTTTGCTGGAAAATACCGTTTGGTGGATATTCCCATTTCAAATTGCATCAACAGCGGAATCAGGCAGATCTATATCCTGACCCAGTTCAACTCGGCTTCCCTGCACAACCACATCTCAAACACCTATATCTTCGATACCTTCTCAAACGGGTTCGTTGAGATCCTGGCAGCAGAGCAAACAAACCAGACTGATACCTGGTATCAGGGAACAGCTGATGCGGTGCGCAAGAACCTCAAGCATTTCCATGACCAGAATGCTGACTACTACATCATCCTCAGTGGTGATCAGCTCTACCGCATGGATCTCAAGAGCATGCTCGACCGCCATATCGAGAGCAAGGCCGAGCTGACCATCGCGTCAAAACCCATCAGCAGGGAACAGGCCACAGGGCTTGGCATCATCGGCTGTGATGAGGAAGGCATTCTTACCAACTTCTATGAAAAGCCTGCCAATGATCTGGATATAAGCGAGTTCAAGGTCCCCGACTCGTACATGTTCAACTCCCTGAAAAAGCATGTCGATGCTTCCAATGAGTATCTTGCAAGCATGGGTATCTACATCTTCAATGCCAAGACCATGGAAGAGGTGCTGAACAATGACAAGACCGACTTCGGCAAGGAAATCATCCCCGATGTAATCAAGCACAGACGGGTGGCAACCTATCTCTTTGATGGATTCTGGGAGGATATCGGAACAATCAAGGCTTTCTATGAAACCAACCTTGATTTGGCTTCCATCAATCCGCAGTTCAATTTCTACGATGAGCAGATGCCCATCTACACTCACCGCAGACATCTGCCTGCGACCAAGGTGAACTTCTGCAACATCTCCAGTTCCCTTACCAGTGAGGGATCGATCATTACCAACGCCTACATCGTCAACTCCATCATCGGTGTCCGCACCCTGATCGAATCAGGAGCTTCCCTCGATGGCGTCTACTGCATGGGAGCTTCCTTCTATGAAACGGAGGAGCAAAAGGCGGAGAATGCCAAACGTGGGGTACCGAACATCGGCATCGGAAGGGGAACCATCATACGCAGGGCTATCATTGACCAGAATGCACGCATCGGAGATGGGTGCCGGATCGGTATCGATGACATCCCTCGTGAAGAAGGGGATTACGCGATGTACTCCATCCATGATGGCATCATCATCATCAACAAGAATGCGGTGATCAAGAATGGAACTGTCTTGTAG
- the rplT gene encoding 50S ribosomal protein L20 produces MPRAVDGTKRKDRRKKILELAKGYYGRRSTNNRVAKDAVAKAGQYAYRGRKERKRDFRKLWIARINAAVQAEGLNYSTFMHGMKLANIEINRKALSNMAIEDKGAFSALVAQVKVALDK; encoded by the coding sequence ATGCCAAGAGCAGTAGACGGAACCAAACGTAAGGACAGAAGGAAGAAGATTCTTGAGCTGGCAAAAGGCTATTATGGCCGGAGAAGCACGAACAACCGCGTTGCAAAAGACGCAGTTGCAAAGGCTGGCCAGTACGCATATCGCGGCCGTAAGGAGCGCAAGCGGGATTTCCGCAAGCTCTGGATCGCAAGAATCAACGCTGCTGTGCAGGCTGAGGGGTTGAACTACTCCACATTCATGCATGGTATGAAGCTTGCAAACATTGAGATCAACAGGAAAGCTCTCTCCAATATGGCTATTGAAGACAAGGGCGCTTTCTCTGCTCTGGTTGCACAGGTCAAGGTTGCTTTGGACAAATAA
- the araA gene encoding L-arabinose isomerase translates to MQRKPIGSYEFWFVVGSQFLYGEDTLAEVARHAQLMAEGLNNSHRLPCKVVYKTTVKTPAEIESCIKQANYDDSCAGIITWMHTFSPSKMWINGLNLLQKPYCHLHTQFNRLIPDTEIDMDFMNLNQSAHGDREHAFIAARMRIGRKIISGFWEEEDVQLELAMWMRSAVGAVESRVMKVMRFGDNMRNVAVTEGDKVEVQMQLGWQVNTWGVGDLISVLEQVTDEQVEAQMEAYRSRYDFATKDMETVRYQAREEVAMRLFLEKEGAQAFSNTFEDLQQMRQLPGLASQDLMREGYGYGGEGDWKVSAMTSLIKRMTEGMKGGTTFMEDYTYHMEKGNELSLGAHMLEICPSITTEKARVEVHELGIGGKEPPARLVFEGHPGKAILASMVDMGGRVRLIVNEIEVVKPIYRMPKLPVARVMWRPEPDLNTAAKLWMMAGGAHHATLSYDATAQMLEDWCEIMGIEFVHINKETTVSSLKQQLFLSDLAWKLR, encoded by the coding sequence ATGCAGAGAAAACCAATAGGATCCTACGAATTCTGGTTCGTGGTGGGATCTCAGTTCTTGTACGGTGAGGATACCCTTGCTGAAGTTGCACGCCATGCACAGCTTATGGCGGAGGGACTCAACAATTCGCACAGACTTCCCTGCAAAGTGGTCTACAAGACAACTGTGAAAACACCTGCAGAGATAGAGAGTTGCATCAAGCAAGCAAATTATGATGATAGCTGCGCAGGCATCATCACTTGGATGCATACGTTCTCACCCTCCAAAATGTGGATCAACGGGCTCAATCTTCTGCAGAAACCATACTGCCATTTGCACACGCAGTTCAATCGTTTGATCCCCGATACAGAAATCGATATGGACTTCATGAATCTCAACCAGTCGGCCCATGGCGATCGCGAGCATGCGTTCATTGCTGCACGCATGCGCATTGGACGCAAGATCATCTCAGGGTTCTGGGAAGAGGAAGATGTTCAGCTTGAACTCGCCATGTGGATGCGATCGGCAGTAGGGGCCGTAGAGAGCCGAGTGATGAAAGTCATGCGCTTTGGTGACAATATGCGCAACGTGGCTGTTACGGAAGGTGACAAGGTCGAGGTGCAGATGCAACTTGGCTGGCAGGTCAATACCTGGGGGGTCGGAGATCTCATTTCCGTGCTTGAACAGGTCACCGATGAGCAGGTCGAAGCGCAGATGGAAGCGTACCGCTCCCGCTATGATTTCGCAACCAAGGATATGGAAACGGTACGTTACCAGGCACGGGAAGAAGTGGCCATGCGCTTGTTCCTTGAAAAAGAAGGAGCCCAGGCGTTCTCCAATACATTTGAAGATCTTCAGCAGATGCGCCAGCTGCCTGGCCTTGCAAGTCAGGACCTCATGAGAGAGGGCTATGGCTATGGTGGAGAAGGGGACTGGAAAGTCAGTGCCATGACCAGCCTGATCAAGCGGATGACCGAAGGCATGAAGGGTGGCACGACCTTCATGGAAGACTATACCTATCATATGGAAAAGGGAAACGAGCTCTCCCTTGGCGCACATATGCTGGAAATCTGCCCATCCATCACCACAGAGAAAGCTCGGGTTGAAGTACACGAATTGGGTATCGGGGGGAAAGAACCTCCTGCCCGCCTGGTTTTTGAAGGACATCCGGGGAAGGCAATCCTCGCTTCCATGGTCGATATGGGTGGAAGGGTGAGACTCATTGTCAATGAGATTGAGGTCGTAAAGCCGATTTACCGTATGCCCAAGCTTCCCGTGGCACGGGTGATGTGGCGTCCTGAGCCGGATCTCAACACGGCAGCAAAGCTATGGATGATGGCGGGGGGCGCTCACCATGCAACCCTCAGTTACGATGCAACTGCACAGATGCTGGAAGATTGGTGTGAGATCATGGGGATCGAGTTTGTCCACATCAACAAGGAGACAACTGTTTCTTCCCTGAAGCAACAGCTTTTCCTCTCTGATTTGGCTTGGAAGCTTCGCTAA
- a CDS encoding tetratricopeptide repeat protein — protein sequence MTQQQNALKNVFFISLPSSMERDINSFHVDSSIQIPVQLPDGKEQLEQGEEITIELIVAGMLKILAYQADHPHLSYYRSFVLAVQPDAPQELNMAAIAQEQKQNYEFAEELFLAVCRLAPQGASYVNLATLYGRMATQDSAKGERYDLYQQKALQTLTEGLEVVGDDEKLLRELGFFHLYQGNVEIAKEYLDRYLEQAPEGDTKKHVRKILDDINAKLNDDQRLMQAYDAIQMNKEDEALVLLDAYLEHNSEIWNAHFLKGWALRRLSRFDEAQQSFLAALARTKGNSDIYNELAICSLETGKAELAKTYLNTAVDLDGENLTLISNLAYLHLKDGELDEAREFLELARNLDPNDPVIHQLIQDYERESGEKISFPVVQEFVDAEEVIKAEKRETPFSVAGKEETDDIHAEFTEEDAF from the coding sequence ATGACACAACAGCAGAATGCCCTGAAGAACGTATTCTTCATCTCCCTACCCTCTTCCATGGAGCGTGACATCAACAGTTTTCATGTTGACAGCTCCATTCAGATCCCGGTCCAGCTTCCCGATGGAAAAGAACAGCTTGAACAAGGGGAAGAAATTACCATCGAACTCATTGTTGCAGGCATGTTGAAAATTCTTGCCTATCAGGCTGACCATCCCCATCTTTCCTACTACCGCTCGTTCGTGCTTGCAGTCCAGCCGGATGCACCGCAGGAACTCAATATGGCAGCCATCGCTCAGGAGCAGAAGCAGAACTACGAGTTTGCCGAAGAGCTCTTCCTCGCTGTCTGCCGACTTGCACCGCAAGGCGCTTCCTATGTCAACCTTGCCACGCTCTACGGCAGGATGGCAACCCAAGACAGTGCCAAAGGGGAACGGTACGATCTTTACCAGCAAAAAGCATTGCAGACTCTCACCGAAGGGCTTGAAGTGGTTGGTGATGACGAGAAACTGCTTCGTGAGCTTGGATTCTTCCACCTCTATCAGGGCAACGTGGAGATTGCAAAAGAGTATCTGGACCGCTATCTCGAACAGGCTCCTGAAGGTGATACCAAGAAGCATGTTCGGAAGATTCTTGATGATATCAATGCCAAGCTCAACGACGACCAGCGTCTCATGCAAGCCTATGATGCCATCCAGATGAACAAGGAAGATGAGGCACTCGTCCTCCTGGACGCCTACCTTGAGCACAACAGCGAGATTTGGAACGCACATTTCCTCAAAGGTTGGGCACTCAGAAGACTCTCCCGTTTTGATGAGGCTCAGCAATCCTTTTTGGCCGCCTTGGCTCGTACCAAGGGCAACAGTGACATCTACAATGAACTTGCCATCTGCAGCCTGGAAACCGGCAAGGCGGAACTGGCCAAGACCTATCTGAATACCGCTGTTGATCTTGATGGGGAGAACCTCACCCTGATCAGCAACCTTGCCTACCTCCATCTCAAGGATGGGGAGCTGGATGAAGCCCGTGAGTTCCTGGAACTTGCCCGCAACCTGGACCCCAACGATCCGGTCATCCACCAACTGATTCAGGACTATGAACGCGAAAGTGGGGAAAAGATCTCGTTCCCAGTTGTTCAGGAGTTTGTGGATGCAGAAGAAGTCATCAAGGCAGAGAAGCGGGAAACACCCTTTTCCGTCGCAGGAAAAGAAGAGACCGATGACATTCATGCTGAGTTCACCGAAGAGGATGCATTCTGA
- the tsaB gene encoding tRNA (adenosine(37)-N6)-threonylcarbamoyltransferase complex dimerization subunit type 1 TsaB, which produces MRILSCDTSTDVMHLCYARLEEGKKPFFDVEAARLGNQHSELLTPRLIALCNRNSIHIKDLDLLVCTNGPGSFTGLRIAMSTFKGISLATGIPLVSIPTLDAYHACVRSCHDPVLIAMDAKKKRFYAALFVDGVRATEDLDATDEQILALLKPYQTVLVAGSDAALLKQRLPQIAHKLIVSEQENLDLSLFLCRLGLAKYQAQGADSLSQGPAYVRKSDAEIALLETIRSLEETHD; this is translated from the coding sequence ATGAGAATCCTCAGTTGTGATACTTCAACCGATGTGATGCATCTCTGCTATGCTCGCCTCGAGGAGGGAAAAAAGCCCTTCTTCGATGTTGAGGCTGCACGTCTGGGCAACCAGCATTCAGAACTGCTGACGCCCAGGCTGATCGCCCTCTGCAATCGCAATTCCATCCATATCAAGGACCTGGACTTGTTGGTGTGTACCAACGGCCCTGGCTCCTTCACCGGATTGAGAATTGCCATGAGCACGTTCAAAGGAATCAGTCTTGCAACCGGCATACCGTTGGTATCCATCCCTACGCTGGATGCATACCATGCTTGCGTACGCTCTTGCCACGATCCGGTGCTTATTGCCATGGATGCCAAGAAGAAACGATTCTATGCAGCACTGTTTGTCGATGGGGTACGGGCAACCGAAGATCTGGACGCAACGGACGAACAGATACTGGCGTTGCTCAAGCCATACCAAACGGTGCTTGTTGCCGGTAGTGATGCGGCGCTTCTGAAGCAGCGACTGCCCCAGATTGCACACAAGCTGATCGTTTCGGAACAGGAAAATCTGGATCTTTCCCTTTTCCTATGCCGCCTTGGACTGGCGAAGTATCAGGCACAAGGAGCCGACTCCCTGTCTCAGGGTCCCGCCTATGTGAGAAAGAGCGATGCAGAGATCGCATTACTGGAAACCATACGTTCACTGGAGGAAACACATGATTGA
- the tsaE gene encoding tRNA (adenosine(37)-N6)-threonylcarbamoyltransferase complex ATPase subunit type 1 TsaE yields the protein MMFTSHSEQETRALGYRLGKLCKPGNVISLRGSLGSGKTVLAKGLAQALQIADPIVSPTFTLIQEYEGSLPLYHMDLYRIGSVEEFEMIGGEEFLYGDGVTLVEWSEKIAELLPDTTIFVDIRIMPNQDRIITIEGITL from the coding sequence ATGATGTTCACCAGCCATTCTGAACAAGAGACCCGTGCGTTGGGGTATCGGCTGGGAAAGCTGTGCAAACCAGGAAATGTCATCTCACTCAGAGGCAGCCTTGGATCCGGAAAAACCGTTCTTGCCAAAGGGCTTGCCCAGGCACTGCAGATTGCCGATCCGATCGTAAGCCCGACCTTCACCCTCATACAGGAGTATGAGGGTTCTCTCCCTCTGTATCACATGGATCTCTATCGTATCGGGTCGGTCGAAGAGTTTGAGATGATCGGTGGCGAGGAGTTTCTCTATGGTGATGGGGTCACGTTGGTGGAGTGGAGCGAAAAAATTGCAGAGTTGCTTCCCGATACGACTATTTTTGTCGATATTAGGATTATGCCGAATCAAGACCGAATCATAACCATAGAAGGGATCACCCTATGA
- the trxB gene encoding thioredoxin-disulfide reductase, translating into MIEQDVLIIGSGVAGMSAAQYAARAGRSVTLLESIAPGGQTMYIDMIENYPGFDQPISGYEIGMKFHAQAEQFGAKLVYATVSSLKKEGDDFLADTADGETYKAKAVIFATGAKHRHLGVEGEELYNGKGVSYCGTCDGPFFKGKRILVVGGGDTALTDAIYLSKLSEHITIIHRKDRFRAQDNLVDQVKHNKNIELVMQHTITEIKGDGKKVTSVMLKDLEKDQAYEREFDAVFIFVGMLPQTELLDKEVLDESGYVITNERMETTIAGLYAAGDVRTTVFRQLITAASDGAIAAHCASEYIDELEGHAYR; encoded by the coding sequence ATGATTGAACAAGATGTCCTGATCATCGGGTCAGGGGTTGCAGGAATGTCTGCAGCCCAATATGCAGCACGTGCTGGTCGCTCGGTTACCTTGCTGGAGTCCATCGCTCCCGGTGGCCAAACCATGTACATTGATATGATTGAGAACTACCCCGGCTTCGACCAGCCGATCAGCGGCTATGAGATCGGAATGAAATTCCACGCCCAGGCTGAGCAGTTCGGTGCAAAGCTTGTCTACGCAACCGTGAGCAGCCTGAAGAAGGAAGGGGATGATTTCCTCGCCGACACCGCCGATGGGGAGACCTACAAGGCAAAGGCTGTCATTTTTGCCACCGGAGCCAAACACCGCCACCTTGGGGTGGAGGGCGAAGAGCTGTACAACGGGAAAGGAGTCTCCTACTGCGGTACCTGCGACGGGCCTTTCTTCAAGGGAAAGAGAATCCTGGTGGTTGGCGGTGGTGACACAGCCCTCACCGATGCCATCTATCTCTCCAAGCTCAGCGAACACATCACCATCATCCACCGCAAGGATCGTTTCCGTGCCCAGGACAACCTCGTTGACCAGGTAAAGCACAACAAGAACATTGAATTGGTCATGCAGCACACCATCACCGAAATCAAGGGAGATGGAAAGAAAGTCACTTCGGTCATGCTCAAGGACCTGGAAAAAGACCAAGCGTATGAACGTGAGTTCGATGCAGTCTTCATCTTTGTCGGCATGCTTCCGCAAACCGAGCTGCTGGACAAGGAAGTGCTTGACGAGAGTGGCTATGTCATCACCAATGAAAGGATGGAGACAACCATCGCCGGCCTGTACGCTGCAGGAGATGTGCGCACAACGGTCTTCCGCCAGCTGATCACCGCAGCAAGCGATGGGGCCATTGCAGCGCATTGTGCAAGCGAATACATCGATGAGCTTGAAGGCCACGCATACCGCTAA
- the glgA gene encoding glycogen synthase GlgA: MNICMVSSESVPFSKSGGLADVVGALSTALASLGEDVRVLLPLYGSGESSSFTELPVTLELPLLGGEELVTFSETTLNKVTYYFLRHPYFTARKGIYGDTSFTPYCDNLRRFALLNKAVLALCKALDWKPDVIHCHDWTTGFVPYLLKTEQDPFFGKTRSMMTIHNLAYQGEFSRLELLGTDIMPEERMFSGERANKRTNMLKTGLEFADLLTTVSPTYAKEIQTQEFGCHLEGLLSERNDQLNGIINGIDHEEWNPETDAFLTHHFSAENLDGKELTKAEIQAEFSLEVDASIPLFAMISRLAEQKGFVELLEGSPCALERMLTEQRMQMIIVGTGDHTLEKKLVEIGKNHPNLSVNILFSNRAAHLLEAGADFFLMPSRYEPCGLNQLYSLRYGTLPVARRTGGLADSIIDLDENPEEGTGILFEQMSGHGILEAVERSLAWYRKGQKSMNEIRTRCMQWDSTWQRSAHSYLALYESSIRGNYVCV, translated from the coding sequence ATGAATATATGCATGGTATCCAGTGAATCTGTACCCTTTTCCAAATCGGGAGGGCTTGCAGACGTAGTGGGTGCACTTTCGACTGCCCTCGCCTCACTTGGTGAGGATGTACGGGTGCTCCTTCCTTTGTATGGAAGTGGCGAAAGCTCATCCTTCACTGAGTTGCCGGTTACGCTTGAACTGCCGTTGCTCGGCGGTGAAGAGCTGGTCACCTTCAGTGAGACAACGCTGAACAAGGTGACCTATTATTTTCTTCGCCATCCCTACTTCACCGCCCGCAAGGGCATCTATGGTGATACCTCCTTCACCCCGTACTGTGACAATCTCAGGCGCTTCGCCCTACTGAACAAGGCCGTATTGGCCCTGTGCAAGGCACTGGACTGGAAGCCTGATGTAATTCACTGCCATGACTGGACCACTGGCTTTGTCCCCTACCTGCTCAAAACCGAGCAGGACCCTTTCTTTGGCAAGACACGCAGCATGATGACCATCCATAATCTTGCATACCAAGGAGAGTTCTCCCGTCTGGAACTGCTTGGTACCGACATCATGCCCGAAGAGAGGATGTTCAGTGGAGAGAGAGCAAACAAGCGGACCAACATGCTCAAGACCGGCCTGGAGTTTGCAGATTTGCTGACAACCGTCAGTCCCACCTATGCCAAGGAGATCCAAACCCAAGAGTTTGGTTGCCATCTTGAAGGCTTGCTCTCGGAACGGAACGATCAACTGAACGGTATCATCAACGGGATTGATCATGAAGAGTGGAATCCTGAAACAGATGCATTCCTCACCCATCACTTCAGTGCCGAAAATCTTGACGGCAAGGAGTTGACCAAGGCTGAGATACAAGCAGAATTCTCCCTTGAGGTGGATGCAAGCATCCCCCTCTTTGCCATGATAAGCCGGCTTGCTGAGCAAAAGGGCTTCGTGGAACTGCTGGAGGGCTCGCCTTGTGCTTTGGAACGCATGCTCACCGAGCAACGCATGCAGATGATCATTGTGGGAACCGGTGACCATACGCTGGAGAAAAAGCTGGTCGAGATCGGAAAGAATCATCCGAACCTTTCGGTGAACATTCTCTTCAGCAATCGGGCAGCCCATTTGCTCGAAGCTGGTGCAGACTTCTTTTTGATGCCCAGCCGCTATGAGCCCTGCGGTCTGAACCAGCTCTACAGCCTTCGGTATGGCACCCTACCGGTTGCCAGGAGAACCGGAGGGTTGGCGGACAGCATCATCGACCTGGATGAGAACCCGGAAGAGGGAACCGGAATCCTCTTTGAACAGATGAGTGGGCATGGTATACTGGAGGCAGTGGAACGTTCACTGGCTTGGTATCGGAAAGGACAGAAATCCATGAATGAGATTCGCACTCGATGTATGCAGTGGGACAGTACGTGGCAACGTTCGGCCCATTCGTATTTGGCATTATATGAATCCAGCATAAGGGGGAATTACGTATGCGTCTGA
- a CDS encoding LacI family DNA-binding transcriptional regulator, producing the protein MTISEIAKLANVSIGTVDRVLHNRGRVAQETVKKVMTIVNDYGYQPNTYARNLKLSKQYTIGVLLPQLHSEFGYWNLIYEGILKAAKELYPLAVRIDLAQFDRSQEGSLLKEGDALLKRKVDALLLAPVVPDEARTLVGRRNSVDYAFIDSPLPQTKPVSTVVQNPFRGGYLAGRMMHLLNPKGGVLLTIQTYRAAYNSKERARGFAQYFADKSQYKTYEIEIQANADIGQSLDAFYREHQDLGGIFVVNDAIHRVAERVLLLGRKSQTTMIGYDLVTQNRKAMLAGSVDCLISQRPEYQGYTAVYQLYRKGLLSQEAEETICVPIDVILPENLIDEQGWCANT; encoded by the coding sequence ATGACCATATCAGAAATTGCAAAACTCGCCAACGTATCGATCGGAACCGTGGACAGAGTCCTGCACAATCGTGGGCGGGTTGCCCAAGAAACCGTAAAAAAGGTCATGACCATCGTCAACGACTATGGATATCAGCCGAACACCTATGCCCGCAACCTCAAGCTGAGCAAGCAATACACCATCGGAGTGTTGCTGCCGCAGCTGCACTCCGAGTTTGGGTACTGGAACCTCATTTACGAAGGCATCCTGAAAGCTGCAAAGGAGTTGTATCCGCTTGCGGTGCGTATCGATCTTGCCCAGTTTGACAGATCCCAGGAAGGGAGCTTGCTCAAGGAGGGGGATGCGTTGCTCAAACGCAAGGTTGACGCTCTTCTGCTGGCACCAGTGGTTCCTGATGAAGCGAGAACCCTGGTGGGCCGTAGGAACAGTGTGGATTACGCATTCATCGACTCTCCCCTACCCCAGACAAAACCCGTCTCAACCGTTGTGCAGAATCCGTTTCGCGGAGGCTATCTTGCCGGGAGAATGATGCACCTGCTCAATCCTAAGGGAGGAGTACTCCTAACCATCCAAACCTATCGCGCTGCCTACAACTCAAAGGAGAGAGCAAGAGGGTTTGCCCAGTATTTTGCTGACAAGAGCCAGTACAAGACATATGAAATCGAAATCCAAGCCAATGCCGACATCGGGCAGTCGCTTGATGCCTTCTATCGCGAGCATCAGGACTTGGGAGGCATCTTCGTAGTCAATGATGCGATTCACCGGGTGGCAGAGCGAGTGCTGCTGCTTGGCCGCAAGAGTCAGACAACCATGATTGGGTATGACTTGGTGACCCAGAACCGAAAAGCAATGCTTGCAGGATCGGTGGACTGCCTGATCAGCCAGCGTCCCGAGTACCAAGGCTATACTGCAGTGTACCAGCTGTATCGCAAGGGCTTGCTCAGTCAGGAAGCGGAGGAGACCATATGCGTCCCCATCGATGTCATACTTCCCGAGAATCTTATCGACGAACAGGGCTGGTGCGCAAATACCTGA
- a CDS encoding FGGY-family carbohydrate kinase, with amino-acid sequence MDQKRLIQEIQEGQTVLGIELGSTRIKAILINSENEVIAQGGHDWENSLLDGIWTYALDDVWKGISACFSELKHDVQTKYAVQLKRMQAMGISAMMHGYLAFDSEDNLLVPFRTWRNTMTSAAAEQLSELFDYPVPERWSISHLYQAMLNQEPHVKDLGFLTTLSGYVHYKLTGKKVLGIGDASGMFPIDTASQYYDSTMLAKFADKVAASQYNWDLGTILPSILNAGEEAGTLTPEGARLLDPSGELESGIPLCPPEGDAGTGMVATNSVAQRTGNVSAGTSVFAMIVLEKPLSKSYNKFIDLVTTPDGSLVAMAHGNNCTGEYDQWMRLFSEVLDTVGFSMKKGALYDKLLYKALEGDPDCGGLLSYNYLSGETMTDLNEGRPLFVRETKNSFTLANFMRSQLFTALGVLRIGMDILFEQEHVQIDSINGHGGFFKTAEVGQKMMASALHTPISTLKTAGEGGAWGIALLASYLVHKQGLSLSDYLAKEVFASAEKSTIAPTKEDIDGFNVFLKRYKDGLPLLHAAITALS; translated from the coding sequence ATGGACCAAAAGAGACTCATCCAAGAAATCCAGGAGGGGCAAACCGTCCTGGGAATTGAACTTGGTTCCACCAGGATCAAGGCAATTCTCATAAACTCAGAGAACGAGGTTATTGCCCAAGGGGGCCATGACTGGGAAAATTCCCTGCTCGATGGTATCTGGACGTATGCACTTGATGACGTATGGAAAGGTATTTCCGCCTGCTTCTCTGAGCTGAAACATGATGTACAAACCAAATATGCTGTCCAGCTCAAACGCATGCAAGCCATGGGGATAAGTGCCATGATGCATGGATACCTCGCCTTCGACTCGGAGGACAATCTTCTGGTCCCCTTCCGTACCTGGCGAAATACCATGACCAGTGCGGCAGCCGAACAACTCAGTGAGCTGTTCGACTACCCGGTTCCCGAACGATGGTCCATTTCCCATCTCTATCAGGCCATGCTCAACCAGGAACCCCATGTCAAAGATCTCGGATTCCTGACCACACTTTCTGGATATGTGCATTACAAACTTACAGGCAAGAAAGTCTTGGGTATCGGTGATGCCTCTGGTATGTTCCCCATCGATACTGCCTCACAATACTATGACAGCACGATGCTTGCCAAATTTGCCGACAAGGTTGCTGCCTCCCAGTACAACTGGGACCTTGGCACGATTCTCCCTTCCATTCTCAATGCAGGGGAAGAGGCCGGAACGCTTACCCCGGAAGGGGCACGTCTGCTCGATCCAAGCGGCGAGCTTGAATCCGGTATTCCTCTCTGTCCCCCTGAAGGGGATGCAGGAACCGGTATGGTCGCCACCAACAGTGTGGCACAGCGAACAGGCAACGTATCGGCAGGGACCTCGGTCTTTGCCATGATCGTACTGGAGAAACCGCTTTCGAAAAGCTACAACAAGTTCATCGACCTGGTCACCACACCCGATGGATCGCTTGTTGCCATGGCCCATGGAAACAACTGTACCGGCGAGTACGACCAATGGATGCGCCTCTTCTCTGAAGTTCTGGATACGGTCGGGTTCAGTATGAAAAAGGGTGCCCTCTACGACAAGTTGCTCTACAAGGCTCTCGAAGGTGATCCTGACTGCGGAGGGCTTCTCAGCTACAACTATCTGAGCGGAGAAACGATGACCGATCTCAATGAGGGACGCCCGCTCTTTGTCCGTGAGACCAAGAATTCCTTCACCCTTGCAAATTTCATGCGTTCACAGCTCTTCACCGCCTTGGGAGTGCTGCGCATCGGCATGGATATCCTTTTTGAACAGGAACACGTGCAGATTGATTCCATCAACGGGCATGGCGGCTTCTTCAAAACCGCTGAAGTCGGACAGAAGATGATGGCAAGTGCACTGCACACCCCGATCTCTACGCTGAAGACCGCAGGTGAAGGTGGAGCATGGGGCATTGCCTTGCTTGCTTCCTATCTCGTGCACAAGCAGGGACTGAGTCTTTCAGACTATCTTGCCAAAGAGGTTTTTGCCAGTGCAGAGAAGTCGACCATTGCTCCTACCAAGGAAGATATCGATGGCTTCAATGTCTTCCTCAAGCGCTACAAGGATGGGCTTCCCCTCTTGCATGCAGCAATCACGGCTCTCAGCTGA